In the Oscillospiraceae bacterium genome, GCTTTTCTCAAATGTAAGTTTTAGGGTTCGGAGATCTTTTTTAAAAGCCCATGTTGGGGTCAAGAGGCGGAGCTTCATAATTATTGCTCAGCGGTGCGCGGTGAAAATCGTGCCGATAAAGTCTCCTTCGAACACCTTATACAAAATATCCGGAGATGCTCCGTTGATTATGATCATAGGAATGCCGGTTGAAGTCACGATTTCCGCGGCCTCAATCTTTTTTATCATGCCGCCTGTTCCGCGGGAAGAACCTGCTCCTCCGGCGCAGCTTTTAATAGCCGCGTCGACCTCTCCGACAACGGGGATCAAACGAGCGTCGGGAAATTCGCGCGGGTTTTTGTCGAAAAGCCCGTCGATATCAGACATATTAATGAGGAGCTCCGCATCTGTAAGCATTGCGACATATGCGGAAAGAGTGTCGTTTCCGCCGAATTTGATCCCTTCAAACGAAACACTGTCGTTTTCGTTGACAATGGGAATACAGCGGCGGTTAATAAGCGAACGAAACGTATTACGGACATTTTGTCTGCGTTCCTCGTTATCGACGGCATCTTTTGTTATGAGAATCTGGGCGACTGTATGACCGTAAAGACTGAACAAACGGTCATACATGTTCATAAGCTCGCATTGACCTACGGCGGCGGCCGCCTGCTTTTCTTCAAGCGTGCGATCCTCATTGCTTTCGCCGAGCTTGGCGAAGCCGGCACTGACCGCTCCGCTCGAAACCAGAATTATTTCTTTTCCGCTATTCTGAAGATCAGAAAGCACCTTTACTATATTTTCAATTTTTCTGATATTGATCATCCCTGTTTTATGAGTCAGAGTCGAAGTTCCGACCTTGATTACAACTTTTCGGATGTCTTGAAAATTTATGGAATTATTCTTACTCATACAAAATACCTTTTAATTGATACCAAATGAAGAAGCGGAACGCTGATTATGACCGTATCCGTATGTCGGCGTATATTCGTTTTCCGAAGCTCCTGAAAGCGCGGGACTGTTTTCGGAAAGAGTGAAATTACCGCCTGCTGCGTCTACGAAGAGCGGATCTGATTTAATAAAGCTCTCATATGTGTTGTTTTTATCAGTTGTTGCAATATTGTCAATATTATACCAACCGCCGTTTAAATAAATACTGTATTGTCCGGATTTGCGGTAAATTATATTATTTTTAAAGCTGTTATTTGTGAAAAGCTGTCCGTCGCTGCATTCCGAAAACAAATTCTGCACGGTCTTGGTCTTTATATCGATTGCGTCCCAGCGACCGCCCTGGTATGTGTCTCCGCTTTTGAAATCAGAGTAGAAAATATTGTTTTGAATCACAGAATTCTTTATATAACCCGTGAGGTAAAAATCGTCCGATCTGCTGTTATAAATGATATTGTTGGAAATATAATAATCAGAGCAGGATGAAAGAACTATCCCATATAAATTGTTGCGTATTATGTTGTTCCATATATAAACATTTTTCCCGACTGCTTCCTCGGCTCCGCTGGCATACTGATGAATGCCGCCGCCTGGAGCGTTTTGCAGGATATTCGAATCGATGACCCAGTTCTGAGCAGCAAGATATATACAGTGGTCATGAGGAGCAAGGCGGTGCGTTCCTATATCGGAAATAGTACAGCCGCGAACGAGAACATTGTTTCCTCCGCCAAGAATCCCTTCTGTGCCGTAGGGCGTAAGATCGGGAGTTGATATATCGTGGATATTCATGTTTTCCACATATATATTACCGGCTCCGTCCTTTATCCAGACTCCGGCGCCTGCATACTTTTGTATCTCGAATCCCTCCAATTTCCAATAAGCCGCGCCGGAGGCGAAGACAATGCAGGAGTCGCATGAACCGTAATTATCGGTAAAAACGACCTTCTCATTTTTATATGCTTTTATACATATCCATGCGTCCGCCGAGTTGGCGGATGAAATATCATATCTTCCGCCGTATGTGCCTTCACGAAGATAAATTGTATCGCCAGGCTTTGCCTTTGAAATAGCTATATTTAGCGATTTACACGGAGAGTTAAAGCTGCCGTCGCCTCTTGATATGTCCGTTTTAGGATCGACATATATGCGATGATCCGAAAGCTTTGGAACAGTGATAAAATCAGGATATCCGGTATATGTTTGTGCGATGGCATCATAATCTTCGACTAAGTCGTCGACCGGTACTGGAAGAGTTGATTCTGAGGTTTCTGCTGTTGATGTCTCCCCTGATGTAGTACTGTTCATGTTGGTTTCATGGCCGTCATTTTGGTTTACAGAACAGGAAGCCATCAAAAAAAGGCAGATAAAAACAGAAAAGAACACTGATAAACGTTTCATGATCCTAATTATTCCTCTACATGATTTATTGATATTTAAAAAGGCTTTCATTGAAGTATAAACAATAATTTGAAAATTATACGATAAAGCAAAGCAACCAGAGCAATGATAAATTTAAAGGGAGCTGTTCGCTCCCTTGATTATTTATCTTCTGCTTCTGAATTCCTTAAGATCCACGGGCTTTCCGGTCATTCCGGATTCATATATCGCGAGAATCAGGTCGACCGGCTTTCTGCCTTCATACTGATCGATAAACGGTCGTCTGTTTTCAACAATGCTGTCGATGAGATCGCCGATCTGGGCAATGTGACCTTCACAGGAAATTGAATCGGGGCGGCTTGCCGATGTGTCGTCAGAGCAGCTACCGTATGTGATGTCGGCCGGTTTTTCTTCGCCTTCAATGCTCCATTCGGTAAATGCGTGTTCTTCAAGCTTGATGGTGCCTTTTGAGCCATGAAATTCAAATTTTTTCGGGTAACCGGGATAAACAGAGGTCGTGCCCTCAATAACTCCGATTGCGCCGCTTTCATATTCTACAACAGCGACAGCGGTATCTTCAACTTCTATATTGCGGGCCAGTGTTTTTGTAAGCGCGTATACACTTTTCACCGGACCCATTATGTATTCCATTATATCAATACCGTGAATGCCCTGATTCATGAGAGCTCCGCCGCCATCCAGCTTTTTTGTGCCTCTCCATCCGCTGCCTCCGTAGTATTCGGGAGAACGGTAAAATTTCATATAGCAGT is a window encoding:
- a CDS encoding Gfo/Idh/MocA family oxidoreductase; the protein is MKIINYGIIGCGLIADYHARAVISLEATKPVKLYGVVDVRHEAAVSFAEKYNIKVYNSIDEMLADENIDAVSICTPSGFHSDLAVKAATHGKHIVVEKPMAITHDQLNAIIDVCEEHHVKLSSVAQLRFSDTINRTKEAVQSGRLGRMVCGDCYMKFYRSPEYYGGSGWRGTKKLDGGGALMNQGIHGIDIMEYIMGPVKSVYALTKTLARNIEVEDTAVAVVEYESGAIGVIEGTTSVYPGYPKKFEFHGSKGTIKLEEHAFTEWSIEGEEKPADITYGSCSDDTSASRPDSISCEGHIAQIGDLIDSIVENRRPFIDQYEGRKPVDLILAIYESGMTGKPVDLKEFRSRR
- a CDS encoding right-handed parallel beta-helix repeat-containing protein → MKRLSVFFSVFICLFLMASCSVNQNDGHETNMNSTTSGETSTAETSESTLPVPVDDLVEDYDAIAQTYTGYPDFITVPKLSDHRIYVDPKTDISRGDGSFNSPCKSLNIAISKAKPGDTIYLREGTYGGRYDISSANSADAWICIKAYKNEKVVFTDNYGSCDSCIVFASGAAYWKLEGFEIQKYAGAGVWIKDGAGNIYVENMNIHDISTPDLTPYGTEGILGGGNNVLVRGCTISDIGTHRLAPHDHCIYLAAQNWVIDSNILQNAPGGGIHQYASGAEEAVGKNVYIWNNIIRNNLYGIVLSSCSDYYISNNIIYNSRSDDFYLTGYIKNSVIQNNIFYSDFKSGDTYQGGRWDAIDIKTKTVQNLFSECSDGQLFTNNSFKNNIIYRKSGQYSIYLNGGWYNIDNIATTDKNNTYESFIKSDPLFVDAAGGNFTLSENSPALSGASENEYTPTYGYGHNQRSASSFGIN
- the proB gene encoding glutamate 5-kinase, translated to MSKNNSINFQDIRKVVIKVGTSTLTHKTGMINIRKIENIVKVLSDLQNSGKEIILVSSGAVSAGFAKLGESNEDRTLEEKQAAAAVGQCELMNMYDRLFSLYGHTVAQILITKDAVDNEERRQNVRNTFRSLINRRCIPIVNENDSVSFEGIKFGGNDTLSAYVAMLTDAELLINMSDIDGLFDKNPREFPDARLIPVVGEVDAAIKSCAGGAGSSRGTGGMIKKIEAAEIVTSTGIPMIIINGASPDILYKVFEGDFIGTIFTAHR